In one window of Kitasatospora sp. MMS16-BH015 DNA:
- a CDS encoding copper resistance protein CopC — protein sequence MQQNVLGAPRPPSQAPNPARPHLPRSVLRALLTLGLTLAALLLPALPASAHADLLSATPAAGTVVPVRPQQITLHFSERVTLRLSSIKVIGPDGRRVETGPAHATGSDGTTLAVPLSPGARPGTFVVDWLVTAEDDGHATSGAVVFSVGGSAPPTKTATYTPRNRLTNATLDLATWLGLAGLALLLGTTAFRRLCLPTPGHPDRAPAPPHTRTPDHSGCTLTAQPLAPGLTPSLLPLHRAAAVGWAAALLGALLQLFLHGPATQGLSLAHLTDRSPLAATLATHEGHTLAVRILLLAVVAACGEPLLRHSWGLLPTGLLALALAGTWSATSHASNTPALVATTLHVTAMALWAGGLYGTLALLRHHPLAAATATPRFSLLALGAVTTLAVTGLYQAFREVGAPADLADTPYGRLLLLKTALFVLLLAAAAAGANRARRRSVDALRRAVLLELLGVTAVLITTVLLIGTAPATTPAPSPGAARTVPHSQGP from the coding sequence GTGCAGCAGAACGTACTTGGAGCGCCACGCCCGCCCAGCCAGGCCCCGAACCCCGCTCGCCCCCACCTGCCCCGCTCCGTCCTGCGCGCCCTCCTCACCCTCGGCCTCACTCTCGCCGCGCTGCTCCTCCCGGCCCTCCCCGCCTCGGCGCACGCCGACCTGCTCTCCGCCACCCCCGCCGCCGGCACCGTGGTCCCCGTCCGACCGCAGCAGATCACCCTCCACTTCTCGGAGCGGGTCACCCTGCGCCTGAGCAGCATCAAGGTGATCGGCCCCGACGGCCGCCGCGTCGAAACCGGACCGGCCCACGCCACCGGCTCCGACGGCACCACCCTCGCCGTCCCGCTCTCCCCCGGCGCCCGCCCCGGCACCTTCGTCGTCGACTGGCTGGTCACCGCCGAGGACGACGGCCACGCCACCTCCGGCGCCGTGGTCTTCTCCGTCGGCGGCTCCGCTCCGCCCACCAAGACCGCCACCTACACCCCGCGCAACCGCCTCACCAACGCCACCCTCGACCTCGCCACCTGGCTCGGCCTAGCCGGCCTGGCCCTCCTCCTCGGCACCACGGCCTTCCGCCGCCTCTGCCTCCCCACCCCCGGGCACCCCGACCGGGCCCCCGCCCCACCCCACACCCGCACGCCCGACCACTCCGGTTGCACCCTCACCGCCCAGCCACTCGCCCCCGGCCTCACCCCCAGCCTGCTGCCCCTCCACCGAGCCGCCGCCGTCGGTTGGGCCGCCGCCCTCCTCGGCGCCCTGCTCCAGCTCTTCCTCCACGGCCCCGCCACCCAGGGGCTCTCCCTCGCCCACCTCACCGACCGCAGCCCCCTCGCCGCGACCCTCGCCACCCACGAGGGCCACACCCTGGCCGTCCGGATCCTCCTGCTCGCCGTCGTCGCGGCCTGCGGCGAACCCCTGCTCCGCCATAGCTGGGGCCTCCTCCCGACCGGCCTGCTCGCCCTGGCCCTGGCCGGCACCTGGAGCGCGACCAGCCACGCCTCGAACACCCCGGCCCTGGTCGCCACCACCCTCCACGTCACCGCAATGGCCCTCTGGGCCGGCGGCCTCTACGGCACCCTTGCCCTACTCCGCCACCACCCCCTCGCCGCCGCGACCGCCACCCCCCGCTTCTCGCTGCTCGCCCTCGGCGCCGTCACCACCCTCGCCGTCACCGGCCTCTACCAGGCCTTCCGCGAGGTCGGCGCCCCCGCCGACCTGGCCGACACCCCCTACGGCCGACTGCTCCTGCTCAAAACCGCCCTCTTCGTCCTTCTCCTCGCCGCAGCCGCCGCCGGCGCCAACCGCGCCCGCCGGCGCAGCGTCGACGCCCTGCGCCGCGCCGTCCTGCTCGAACTCCTGGGCGTGACGGCCGTCCTGATCACCACCGTCCTCCTGATCGGCACGGCCCCGGCCACCACCCCGGCCCCCTCGCCCGGCGCCGCCCGCACCGTCCCCCACTCCCAGGGCCCATGA
- a CDS encoding DUF2277 domain-containing protein, with protein MCRSIKTLRPPMAPEVTEDDIHAAALQYVRKVSGFRAPAAHNQEAFDRAVLAVTDATRELLADLVVRGAS; from the coding sequence ATGTGCCGGAGCATCAAGACCCTCAGACCGCCGATGGCCCCCGAGGTCACCGAGGATGACATTCACGCGGCGGCGTTGCAGTACGTTCGGAAGGTGTCCGGCTTCCGGGCGCCGGCCGCGCACAACCAGGAGGCCTTCGACCGGGCGGTCCTGGCCGTTACGGACGCGACGCGGGAGCTGCTCGCCGATCTGGTGGTGCGGGGCGCCTCGTAG